Proteins from a genomic interval of Aquabacterium sp. J223:
- a CDS encoding HAMP domain-containing protein yields MKVLEDPVLAPADELSALLVALTALRDGKADTRLPLHWTGLAGRVADVFNQVVEQNADMAAELARLRQVVGKEGKLKQRAALRAPRGFWAESVDSINSLIDDLVHPTSEVARVIGAVAQGDLSKSMALEVEGRPLQGEFLRTAKTINTMVEQLGDFSAEVTRVAREVGTEGKLGGQATVKGVAGTWKDLTDSVNSMASNLTSQVRNIADVTTAVAKGDLSKKIEVDVKGEFLTLKNTINTMVDQLRSFASEVTRVAREVGTEGILGGQARVEGVSGTWKDLTDSVNSMAGNLTSQVRNIADVTKAVAAGDLSKKITVDVKGEILELKNTVNTMVDQLRSFAAEVTRVAREVGTEGKLGGQADVQGVAGTWKDLTESVNFMAGNLTSQVRNIAEVTTAVAAGDLSKKITVDVKGEILELKNTINTMVDQLRSFAAEVTRVAREVGTEGKLGGQADVQGVAGTWKDLTESVNSMASNLTSQVRNIADVTKAVAAGDLSKKITVDVKGEILELKATINTMVDQLSSFAAEVTRVAREVGTEGRLGGQAEVKGVSGTWKDLTDSVNSMAGNLTSQVRNIADVTKAVAAGDLSKKITVDVKGEILELKATINTMVDQLRSFAAEVTRVAREVGTEGKLGGQAEVQGVAGTWKDLTDSVNSMAGNLTSQVRNIAEVTKAVAAGDLSKKITVDVKGEILELKATINTMVDQLSSFAAEVTRVAREVGTEGKLGGQADVQGVAGTWKDLTDSVNSMAGNLTSQVRNIADVTKAVAAGDLSKKITVDVKGEIQELKNTVNTMVDQLRSFAAEVTRVAREVGTEGKLGGQADVQGVAGTWKDLTESVNFMAGNLTSQVRNIAEVTTAVAAGDLSKKITVDVKGEILELKNTINTMVDQLRSFAAEVTRVAREVGTEGKLGGQADVQGVAGTWKDLTESVNSMASNLTVQLRDVSKVSAAIAGGDLTQKITVDVRGEILQIKDVINTMVDQLSSFAAEVTRVAREVGTEGRLGGQAQVKGVSGTWKDLTDNVNFMAGNLTGQVRGIAKVVTAVANGDLKQKLTVEAKGEIAALAETINSMTDTLAIFADQVTTVAREVGVEGKLGGQAKVPGASGTWKGLTENVNELAANLTTQVRAIAEVATAVTQGDLTRSITVETQGEVASLKDTINEMIRNLKDTTQKNTEQDWLKTNLAKFSRLLQGQRDLVQVGQTILAELAPVVGAQQAEFYVMSSADEAPKLKLFASYASGGQGTHGKEVALGQGLVGQCALDKEKILVTNVPSSSFRVATGLSATAAMDVLVLPIVFEGGVRGVLELASLQRFNPSHEAFLDQLTESIGIVINTIEANTRTEDLLKQSQSLAQELQSRQQELQQTNQELQEKARLLAHQNQEVERKNREVEQARQALEEKAEQLALTSKYKSEFLANMSHELRTPLNSLLILSDQLCKNAEGNLTVKQVDFAKTIHSSGNDLLMLINDILDLSKIESGTVAVDVSELRLDDLQRSVERSFRHFADSKHLAFKVDMEQPLPKSMVTDVKRLQQIIKNLLSNAFKFTHDGQVSLTIAPAQGGWSPDHEELNRAPQVIAFSVTDTGIGIPPEKQQIIFEAFQQADGSTSRKYGGTGLGLAISRELSRLLGGEIRLVSVPGQGSTFTLYLPQSHSPSRSGRPSARNAAASARDARAALPQPAEPSPARAQPVVPVDEPAADQEEPESFRNHADDDRQNISSVDRVLLVVENDLGFAKVLLESARQAGFKGLVCTTGASALAMAREFHPSVITLDIHLPDMQGWRILDRLKTDPQTRHIPICVVSTDESRDRALQSGALHFLAKPLRSRDVVDEAVVALHRLVERSTRRLLVAVPDPAVRQALRGALEHGVELVCVDDAAGAQAALKEADCLVVSADFRGLSPEDVREAMEQRGAALHLPVVLLETPTHGLDDNPWHRRAGGFALRRAADTDELLAHVSVWLHRDPAVMSVAELAATGRVLDGRRSLAGRKALIVDDDMRNIFALATVLDDQGMVIVSADNGREAIRLIEADPGIDIVLMDIMMPEMDGLTTMQHIRRLPRGRDLPMVAVTAKAMKGDRQKCIEAGAWDYLSKPVDPGHLLSVMKGWLCP; encoded by the coding sequence CGGGTGATCGGCGCGGTGGCGCAGGGCGACCTGTCCAAGTCGATGGCGCTGGAGGTCGAGGGCCGGCCGCTGCAGGGCGAGTTCCTGCGCACCGCCAAGACCATCAACACCATGGTCGAGCAGCTCGGCGACTTCTCGGCCGAGGTGACGCGGGTGGCGCGCGAGGTGGGCACCGAGGGCAAGCTCGGCGGCCAGGCCACGGTGAAGGGCGTGGCCGGCACCTGGAAGGACCTGACCGACTCGGTCAACTCGATGGCGTCGAACCTGACGAGCCAGGTGCGCAACATCGCCGACGTCACCACCGCGGTGGCCAAGGGCGACCTCTCGAAGAAGATCGAGGTGGACGTCAAGGGCGAGTTCCTGACGCTGAAGAACACCATCAACACCATGGTGGACCAGCTGCGGTCCTTCGCCTCGGAGGTGACGCGGGTGGCGCGCGAGGTGGGCACCGAGGGCATCCTCGGCGGCCAGGCGCGGGTGGAGGGGGTGTCGGGCACGTGGAAGGACCTGACCGACTCGGTCAACTCCATGGCCGGCAACCTGACCAGCCAGGTGCGCAACATCGCCGACGTGACGAAGGCGGTGGCCGCGGGCGACCTGTCGAAGAAGATCACGGTGGACGTGAAGGGCGAGATCCTGGAGCTGAAGAACACCGTGAACACCATGGTGGACCAGCTGCGGTCGTTCGCGGCCGAGGTGACCCGCGTGGCGCGGGAGGTCGGCACCGAGGGCAAGCTGGGCGGCCAGGCCGACGTGCAGGGCGTGGCCGGCACCTGGAAGGACCTGACCGAGTCGGTGAACTTCATGGCCGGCAACCTGACCTCGCAGGTGCGCAACATCGCCGAGGTGACCACCGCGGTGGCGGCGGGCGACCTGTCGAAGAAGATCACGGTGGACGTGAAGGGCGAGATCCTCGAGTTGAAGAACACCATCAACACGATGGTGGACCAGCTGCGAAGCTTCGCCGCGGAAGTGACCCGCGTGGCGCGCGAGGTGGGCACCGAGGGCAAGCTGGGTGGCCAGGCCGACGTGCAGGGCGTGGCCGGCACCTGGAAGGACCTGACCGAGTCGGTCAACTCGATGGCGTCCAACCTGACCTCTCAGGTGCGCAACATCGCCGACGTGACGAAGGCGGTGGCGGCGGGCGACCTGTCGAAGAAGATCACGGTGGACGTGAAGGGCGAGATCCTGGAGCTCAAGGCCACCATCAACACCATGGTGGACCAGCTGTCCTCGTTCGCCGCGGAGGTGACCCGCGTGGCGCGCGAGGTCGGCACCGAAGGCCGGCTGGGCGGCCAGGCCGAGGTGAAGGGCGTGTCGGGCACCTGGAAGGACCTGACCGACTCGGTGAACTCGATGGCCGGCAACCTGACGTCCCAGGTGCGAAACATCGCCGACGTGACGAAGGCGGTGGCGGCGGGCGACCTGTCGAAGAAGATCACGGTGGACGTGAAGGGCGAGATCCTGGAGCTCAAGGCCACCATCAACACCATGGTGGACCAGCTGCGCAGCTTCGCGGCGGAGGTCACGCGGGTCGCGCGCGAGGTGGGCACCGAAGGCAAGCTCGGCGGCCAGGCGGAGGTGCAGGGCGTGGCCGGCACCTGGAAGGACCTGACCGACTCGGTGAACTCCATGGCCGGCAACCTGACGAGCCAGGTGCGCAACATCGCCGAGGTGACGAAGGCGGTGGCCGCCGGTGACCTGTCCAAGAAGATCACGGTGGACGTGAAGGGCGAGATCCTGGAGCTCAAGGCCACCATCAACACCATGGTGGACCAGCTGTCCTCGTTCGCCGCGGAGGTGACCCGGGTGGCGCGCGAGGTGGGCACCGAGGGCAAGCTGGGCGGCCAGGCCGACGTGCAGGGCGTGGCCGGCACCTGGAAGGACCTGACCGACTCGGTGAACTCGATGGCGGGCAACCTGACCTCGCAGGTGCGCAACATCGCCGACGTGACCAAGGCGGTGGCCGCCGGAGACCTGTCGAAGAAGATCACGGTGGACGTGAAGGGCGAGATCCAGGAGCTGAAGAACACCGTGAACACCATGGTGGACCAGCTGCGGTCGTTCGCGGCCGAGGTGACCCGCGTGGCGCGGGAGGTCGGCACCGAGGGCAAGCTGGGCGGCCAGGCCGACGTGCAGGGCGTGGCCGGCACCTGGAAGGACCTGACCGAGTCGGTGAACTTCATGGCCGGCAACCTGACCAGCCAGGTGCGCAACATCGCGGAGGTGACCACCGCGGTGGCGGCGGGCGACCTGTCGAAGAAGATCACGGTGGACGTGAAGGGCGAGATCCTGGAGCTGAAGAACACCATCAACACGATGGTGGACCAGCTGCGGTCGTTCGCCGCGGAGGTGACCCGCGTGGCGCGCGAGGTGGGCACCGAGGGCAAGCTGGGCGGCCAGGCCGACGTGCAGGGCGTGGCCGGCACCTGGAAGGACCTGACCGAGTCGGTCAACTCGATGGCGTCCAACCTCACGGTGCAGCTGCGCGACGTGTCCAAGGTGTCGGCGGCCATCGCCGGCGGCGACCTGACGCAGAAGATCACCGTCGACGTGCGCGGCGAGATCCTGCAGATCAAGGACGTGATCAACACCATGGTGGACCAGCTCAGCTCGTTCGCCGCGGAGGTGACGCGGGTGGCGCGCGAGGTGGGCACCGAAGGGCGGCTGGGCGGGCAGGCCCAGGTGAAGGGCGTGTCGGGCACCTGGAAGGACCTGACCGACAACGTGAACTTCATGGCCGGCAACCTGACCGGCCAGGTGCGCGGCATCGCCAAGGTGGTGACCGCGGTGGCCAACGGCGACCTGAAGCAGAAGCTGACGGTGGAGGCCAAGGGCGAGATCGCCGCGCTGGCCGAGACCATCAACTCGATGACCGACACGCTGGCCATCTTCGCCGACCAGGTGACCACCGTGGCGCGCGAGGTGGGCGTGGAAGGCAAGCTCGGCGGCCAGGCCAAGGTGCCGGGCGCCTCCGGCACCTGGAAGGGCCTGACCGAGAACGTCAACGAGCTGGCGGCCAACCTGACGACGCAGGTCCGCGCCATCGCGGAGGTGGCCACCGCGGTGACGCAGGGCGACCTGACGCGCTCCATCACGGTGGAGACGCAGGGCGAGGTGGCGTCCCTGAAGGACACCATCAACGAGATGATCCGCAACCTCAAGGACACCACCCAGAAGAACACCGAGCAGGACTGGCTGAAGACCAACCTGGCCAAGTTCTCCCGCCTGCTGCAGGGCCAGCGCGACCTGGTGCAGGTGGGCCAGACCATCCTGGCCGAGCTGGCGCCGGTGGTGGGCGCGCAGCAGGCCGAGTTCTACGTGATGAGCAGTGCCGACGAGGCGCCCAAGCTCAAGCTCTTCGCCAGCTACGCCTCGGGCGGGCAGGGCACCCACGGCAAGGAGGTGGCGCTGGGCCAGGGCCTGGTCGGCCAGTGCGCGCTGGACAAGGAGAAGATCCTCGTCACCAACGTGCCGTCGAGCAGCTTCCGCGTCGCCACCGGCCTGTCGGCCACCGCGGCGATGGACGTGCTGGTGCTGCCCATCGTCTTCGAGGGCGGCGTGCGCGGCGTGCTCGAACTCGCCTCGCTGCAGCGCTTCAACCCGTCGCACGAGGCCTTCCTCGACCAGCTGACCGAGTCGATCGGCATCGTCATCAACACCATCGAGGCCAACACCCGGACGGAGGACCTGCTCAAGCAGTCGCAGTCCCTCGCCCAGGAGCTGCAGAGCCGCCAGCAGGAGCTGCAGCAGACCAACCAGGAGCTGCAGGAGAAGGCCCGCCTGCTGGCCCACCAGAACCAGGAGGTGGAGCGCAAGAACCGCGAGGTGGAGCAGGCCCGCCAGGCGCTGGAGGAGAAGGCCGAGCAGCTGGCCCTCACCTCCAAGTACAAGTCGGAGTTCCTGGCCAACATGTCGCACGAGCTGCGCACGCCGCTGAACTCGCTGCTCATCCTGTCCGACCAGCTGTGCAAGAACGCAGAGGGCAACCTCACGGTCAAGCAGGTGGACTTCGCGAAGACCATCCACAGCTCGGGCAACGACCTGCTGATGCTGATCAACGACATCCTCGACCTGTCGAAGATCGAGTCCGGCACGGTGGCGGTGGACGTGTCGGAGCTGCGGCTGGACGACCTGCAGCGGTCGGTGGAGCGCAGCTTCCGCCACTTCGCGGACTCCAAGCACCTGGCCTTCAAGGTGGACATGGAGCAGCCGCTGCCCAAGAGCATGGTCACCGACGTCAAGCGGCTGCAGCAGATCATCAAGAACCTGCTGTCCAACGCCTTCAAGTTCACGCACGACGGCCAGGTCTCGCTGACCATCGCGCCGGCGCAGGGCGGCTGGTCGCCCGACCACGAGGAGCTGAACCGCGCGCCGCAGGTGATCGCCTTCTCGGTGACCGACACCGGCATCGGCATCCCGCCGGAGAAGCAGCAGATCATCTTCGAGGCCTTCCAGCAGGCCGACGGCTCGACCAGCCGCAAGTACGGCGGCACCGGCCTCGGCCTGGCCATCAGCCGCGAGCTGTCGCGGCTGCTCGGCGGCGAGATCCGGCTCGTCAGCGTGCCCGGCCAGGGCTCGACCTTCACGCTGTACCTGCCGCAGAGCCACAGCCCGTCGCGCAGCGGCCGGCCGTCGGCCCGCAACGCCGCCGCCTCGGCGCGTGACGCCCGGGCCGCGCTGCCCCAGCCGGCCGAGCCGTCGCCGGCGCGGGCCCAGCCGGTGGTGCCGGTGGACGAGCCGGCCGCCGACCAGGAGGAGCCGGAGAGCTTCCGCAACCATGCCGACGACGACCGCCAGAACATCTCCTCGGTCGACCGGGTGCTGCTGGTGGTGGAGAACGACCTCGGCTTCGCCAAGGTGCTGCTGGAGTCGGCGCGCCAGGCCGGCTTCAAGGGCCTGGTGTGCACCACCGGCGCGTCGGCGCTGGCGATGGCACGCGAGTTCCACCCGTCCGTCATCACGCTGGACATCCACCTGCCCGACATGCAGGGCTGGCGCATCCTCGACCGGCTGAAGACCGACCCGCAGACGCGGCACATCCCCATCTGCGTCGTCTCCACCGACGAGTCGCGCGACCGCGCGCTGCAGTCGGGCGCGCTGCACTTCCTGGCCAAGCCGCTGCGCTCGCGCGACGTGGTCGACGAGGCGGTGGTCGCGCTGCACCGGCTGGTCGAGCGGTCCACCCGCCGCCTGCTGGTGGCGGTGCCGGACCCGGCGGTGCGCCAGGCGCTGCGTGGGGCGCTGGAGCATGGCGTCGAACTGGTGTGCGTCGACGACGCGGCCGGCGCGCAGGCGGCGCTCAAGGAGGCCGACTGCCTGGTGGTGAGCGCCGATTTCCGCGGCCTGTCGCCGGAGGACGTGCGCGAGGCGATGGAGCAGCGCGGTGCGGCGCTGCACCTGCCGGTGGTGCTGCTCGAGACGCCGACCCACGGCCTGGACGACAACCCCTGGCATCGCCGCGCCGGCGGCTTCGCGCTGCGCCGGGCGGCCGACACCGACGAGCTGCTGGCCCACGTCAGCGTCTGGCTGCACCGCGACCCGGCGGTGATGTCGGTGGCCGAGCTGGCGGCCACCGGACGGGTGCTGGACGGCCGCCGCTCGCTGGCCGGGCGCAAGGCGCTGATCGTCGACGACGACATGCGCAACATCTTCGCGCTGGCCACCGTGCTCGACGACCAGGGCATGGTCATCGTCTCGGCCGACAATGGCCGCGAGGCCATCCGCCTGATCGAGGCCGACCCCGGCATCGACATCGTGCTGATGGACATCATGATGCCGGAGATGGACGGACTGACGACGATGCAGCACATCCGACGCCTGCCGCGCGGCCGCGACCTGCCGATGGTGGCGGTGACCGCCAAGGCGATGAAGGGCGACCGCCAGAAGTGCATCGAGGCCGGGGCCTGGGACTACCTGTCCAAACCGGTGGACCCGGGCCACCTGCTGTCGGTGATGAAGGGGTGGCTGTGCCCCTGA